In Pseudobythopirellula maris, the genomic stretch ATTCTTATGAGGGCTAAGACGGTCGAAGCCGCCAAGCACTCTCGCAGCAACGGCTCGAACTGGGCGTCTTCTGGGGCAAGAAGCCAAGAGCCGATCGGCTGGGTCAAGATTACCGCAACGGCGACCGCCCCAACGGGCAAGACGATCAGCCAGTACAGAACATGCGCTGTCGCCATGATTTGCGACACGCGGCGGTAATTTCCTCTTGTGTATGCTCGGCCTATCTGGTTGACAACGGACTGCCCAAGCCCCGATTCGGTGAGGCTTAGGTACATCGTGGTCGTGCTGATCGCGATCCAGAGCCCGTAACGCTCGGGGCCTAGTTTCGCAAGCATCAGCGGCATTAGTAGTAAGGCGGAGCAGGATCGCAGCACCGTACATAGAATGAGTAACACATTTGCTACGAGAGTTCCTCGAACAGCCGAAGTGCCACGCTTGTTCGTCTCTGGAGAATCGACTGCGCTGCCACTGCGGGCGGGGCTGTCGCGTTGCTCGGGCGTGCTCGGCTGTCGCCGTCTGGTGGGGGTTGTCCTGTCCATGGGGGGGCGCGATAGTCGATACTCTCCGCAGCGGTCCGCGTAATACTGTGGAGGTGTAAGGCTGATGGAGGATTGCTTAGCTCACGCAGCAATTCTTTGTCTGGAGCTTGCTTCGTCTATCACGGAGTAAACGGTTCTGGCAAAGTTTCCGCACTCTTCTGCGGTGTGCGTTGGGTCGACAAGCAACATCAGACTGGTCTCGCCGAGCTCTTTAGCCACGGGGAGCCTATGCCGCGGGCGCCATTCGGAGGGGAACGCCTTTTCGAGGTAGATCTCCGAGCAAGAACCACTGAAACATGGCACACCGCGTGCGTTGATTTCGTCCATCACCCGGTCGCGATCCCAGCCCTTCAAGAGCCTCTCGGGGCGCACGAATACGTAGTGCTTGTAGTGGGCGTGACTCACGCCAGCCGGTGGTACGGGAACTCGGAGACTCGGGGCCTCTGACAAAATCCGATCGATGGCCTTGGCGTTTCGACGCCGAGTTTCGAGCCACTCGGGCAGTCGGCGTAAAGCCACGCGGCCGATCGCCGACTGCACCTCGGTCATGCGGTAGTTGCTGCCGAAGCTCTCGTGCAACCAGCGGAACCCCGGCGGGTGATCGCGATTGAAAACCGCGTCGTAGCCCTTGCCGTGGTCCTTGAAGCTCCAGGCCCGTTTCCATGCAGCCTCGTCATCGAGAACCAGCATTCCCCCTTCGCCCGCGGTGGTGAGGATCTTATCTTGGCAGAACGAGAACGCAGCGGCGTGACCAAACGAGCCAACCGGCCTCCCGTTCAGTTCGGCGCCGTGGGCTTGAGCACAGTCTTCGATCACGATCAGCCCACGCTGTTCCGCCAGATCGAGGATCGGCCCCATCTCGCAAGGCCAGCCGGCCAGGTGGACCGGGATGACCGCTTTGGTGCGTGTGGTGAGCACGGCCTCGATCGTCTCGGCCGTGACGTTCTGCGAATCGTAATCGACGTCGGCCACGACAGGCTTGGCGCCACGAGCGACCACGGCGCTGGCCGTTGCGATGAAGGTGCGAGCGGGGACCACCACTTCGTCGCCGGGGCCGACACCGAAGGCGTGCAACGCAAGCTCCAGCGCCAATGTTCCGTTCGCCAGGGTGATCGCGTGATGGCGCCCGAGCGATTGGGCGTACTCTCGCTCAAACAGCTTCCCCTCTTCTCCGGTCCAGTAGTTCAACTTGCCGCTCCGAAGGACGCGCAGCGCGGCTTCCTGCTGCTCTTCGTCGCAGACGGGCCAGGGTTGGTGGAGGTGGGATTGCATGGTCGTTTCAACTCTCCCGTGAATCATCGAGGGGGCCGCGGTAGCAGATCAAGTGAAACGCTTCGGCGTAGTGGTAGCCGACTTCCTGCCCCATCACGGCGGCGCGTTGGCGAATCGCCTCAAGGCTTCGCGGGTGGGGTGCGTCCCGGAGTTCGTCCGCGTAGGCGGCCATCGCCTGGAGTTTGGTCTCAATCGTCTCGCCAATGTCGATGTAGTAATTAGGGCAGAAAGTCGTGTGCGGCGCTCGGGCGCCCCACTCGCTTGATGAGTTGACGAAGTAGCTCAACAACGCCCGCACCGGCTGCCCCGGGGTGGGCCGGGCGGCGACCATGACCGAGTGATTGATCAGCCGGTGATCGAGATTGATATCGCCGACACTCTGCACAAACACGGAGTCGTACTTGTTGTCTGCGAAAAGACGCTCGAAGGCGCGATTCAGATCGATGTGAGGCACCGTGTCGAGCTTCATGTCGGGAAAATCCCAATGGATCAACTCCTCGACGCCAAGTAACCGGTTCGCCTCGGCGGCTTGCCCTTGCTTGCGGACAAGAATCTCCCGGTCCGACTCGTACTGAGCGCTGCTGCCATCGGTCACGATTAACACGCTCACTTTTCCGCCGCTCCGACGGATTAGCGGGATCGTGCCTCCCACGCCGAGCACCTCATCGTCGGGGTGGGCAGCGACTATCAAGGTGTTCATGAACTTCATGCCGCTGCGTTCCCCTCACGCAGTAGACTACGCAGTTCGTCGATCTCTTGACGCAGTTGAGCCGTTTGCCGACGCAGTGAACCGATCTCATCTTCGACCCGATAGCCGAACGAAGAACCAACGCTTAATGAATCGCTCCGGAGCGGCCGGCCTTCGACCGAGAGTTGGCTGAGCCAAAGCGGACGGTCCGCTGCGGCGACCAAAAGGCGGTCTGGCTCTGTGATGAGCACCTGCCCGGGGCGACCGCAGTGGGATGGCGCAAAAGATAGGTCGGCACGCCAAACCGTAACGCGCCTGTCGCGATGGTAGGCGTAGGCGCCGGGGTAGGGGTGCGACACTGCCCGCACGAGCCGTTCAACATCCGAGGCTGGTTGACTGAAGTCGATCCAGCCATCGGCGGGGATTCGCTTGGCGCGGTGGGTGGCCAGATTCTCGTCCTGCGCGATCTCAGGAGGCGAGACCCCCCGGCGGTGCATCTCGTGGAGTTCGAGATAGGCGTCACGGAGGTTCTCGGCGATTAATCGATAGAGCTCACCGACGTATGCGCCCGCCGGCACCTCGAACGGGCGTTGCAGCAGCAGCACGCCACTGTCGACGCCGCGGTCCATACGGAATAACGAAACGGCCGATTGTTCGCGCCCCTCAAGAATCGTCCAAGGGGCGGGAGCGCGGCCACGGCCCAATGGCAGTGGCGAGGGGTGGCTTCCGATCACGCTGCGCGAAGGACTGGCCAGGACTTCGTCACGAAAGATTTGGCTCCAACCAAGAGTGTAAAGGTAGTCGGGAGCCATGTCTCGGATTGCATGGACTGTCTCCGACGCGTTGATGTCGATGGCGCCAATGGTCGCCACTCCGTGGCGTTCGCAGAGTGGGTGCAGGTCGACGTAGTCCGAGAGTCCACCGCAGTCGCCCGGAGGCCGCGTCACCAACGCGACGACGTTCGCACCTGCGGCGAGCAAACCCTCGAGCGCGATCTCACTCTCGAGGTTCGATCCGATGGCGATAATACGAGGTCGTGTCACGCTGCGGCCTCCCATTCGTTTTCGCTTGGTGGATCGGTGTGCGCCGCGCCACGCAGCACAAGCCACGCCGTGCGTGACAGCACCCTCGTATCGAGCCAAAAGCTTCGGCGAGCTAGGTATTTCAAATCGAATTCGATTCGCTGTGGCCAGCTGAGCGACGTGTTACCGCGGACCTGTGCGAGGCCAGTCATGCCCGGCGGTGTCTCGCAGCGACGCCTCTGACGCGGGGTCATTTTGTCATAATCTTCCTGCACCGTGGGACGAGGCCCAACAAGCGACATGTCCCCCAGGAGCACATTGAGCAACTGAGGGATCTCGTCGATTTTGAGCTTCCTTATCAGGGGAGCACCACGTATTAGGCGAGGGTCGTTTCGGACAGAAACAGTGCTACGCTCTTCGTCGGGAGCTGGGATAGTCATCGTGCGGAGCTTGAGGATCGCGAAGGGCTCGCCGCCTAGTCCGACGCGTTGCTGGCGGAACAGAACCGGGCCGGGTGAGATCGCGAGCACCCACAGGGCCGCTACGGCTAACACGGGCCCCAGCACCAGCAGCGCCATCGCAGCGACACTGAGATCGATTACACGTTTCCAAACAGGCGTTCTCATGCTGTCTCAGGCTGCCGGTTGTTGTGGTGTCGCACAGTATTGGCCATCGACCGAGTACCCATGCTCGATCAAAGCCGTCTCGAGACGCCTGCCGACGCGGTCGCGGCACTCGGGGTCGAGTCCACGGCGCCAGGCGCCGATGCTCCGCGGCGTTACGTCTGCCGTGAACCGCTGCGCCGCGTTCTCGGAGAGTTTGACGCCGAGGAAGGACGCTATCTTTGTGAGTTCCATAGCGGGCCTCGTCACGTAGTCTTCGTAGGTAACCACCTCGACCCGGTCCGAGCTGAACAAGGCGAGGTCGTTCTCGGATTTTGTCAGGCAACGTTCCCACTGTTCTGCGCAAACGAGGTCCAAGGAGTGCCTAATCAGAGATTCGGGCATCCCGCTGTAGCGAGGCCCCCACTCTTTTAGTCGGCGGTCCCTGCCCCCGAAGCGGTGCAGGCGGTTGAGCGCGTAGCGCGTGGCGTAGTACGCAAGATCGGCTTTGGGCACGTAGCGAGTCTTAGCCAGCACGTACGCCCAGTCGAGCGTCGCGCTCCAGCGTTTGAGCGCCGAAGCGACCACGTCGCGCCCGTCTCGGACGATCAGGAGGTACTTTGCCTCGGGGACTATTCGATTGACGAAAGGGACTCTGAGGCTGTTTGCACAGGTTTTCTCCACTAGAAACCTGGCGCCGGTTCGAGCCGCTTGCTTGGCAAAGCAACGACGCACACTCGATATGGTCCGTGGTGAAGCATGCTCGGCTCGCAATTCATCGTCCGGATGAGCGGCGTTTCGATGACGCCACACGTAGTTGATCTCGTCGCACGGCCAAGTGGCGAAGCCATCCAGTCGGCAGAGCGCGTCGCGCAGCATGTTCGTGCCGGAACGAGCAGCGCCGATGATCACCACCGGTTGGAAGTCGAATGACTTATATTTATCGTTGGGCATCGCACGATGCGGCTCAGGCCGCTGCTCGATGTTCGGGGGGGGTATGGGCTCTGGCGGAGGAGTCCAGAGCTCGAGAGGCTATCTTGTCAACGAGCGAATCCCACTCTTTGAGCATCCGTTCGGTTCCATACAGTTGCTCGGCGGTGCGTGCGATTCGCAGCCTTTCGTTTGCCGTGAATTCGTGGCGGCGGTCGATTGCCTCCGACAGCATCTCCACGATGTCTTCCGCTTGGTGGCCCAGGGAGACCAAACCCAGCTGGTGTTCGGCCACGATGCGAGCGAGGTCCGAATCGGGCTCGACAACCACCGCCAACGGACTGCCGGCACGGAGGCAAGTCATGGTTTTGCTGGGGAAGGCATAGCGTCGCACGCCGGGAGCCAGCGAAACTACGCTGTAATCGCAGGACGCCATCGCTGCCGCTGCAACCTCTGGCGACTGTTGGTCGAGGAAGAAGACACGCTCACCAATCAACCCCGCTGCGCGCTCTTCCAACTCGAGACGAGCGGCTCCCGAGCCCATGAAAATCAACCGCCAGTCGTCTCGCTCACCGAGACGATGTGCGGCATCGATCAGAGGATCAAGGTGCTGGAATCGCCCCAGATTGCCCGCAAACAAGAACCTCGTCGCTGAGCGGTCAGTGAGGCAGTCTGGCAATCGAGCGTCCCCGGACTCGGGGGAGGAGGCGATAGGGCAGTTGTTGATAATCGCTATCTGGTCGGGACCGGCTCCTTGCGCAAGGAGCGAATCGGCCATGTCGGAACTTAGAGTAACCAGAGCGTTTGCGCCGCGTCGATTCGCACGCTCGATGGCAAGAGCCATGCGGTAGATAGCGCCATTGTCGAGGTCGCCGATCTCCAGCAGCCCTTCGGGGTGGATGTCTTGTACGTGTAAGATCGTTTGGGCCCCGGTCAACCAACGGATCAACCTGAGAGCGACCCCGATCGCCACCGGAGGGTGACTGTTTGCGATCACGAGGTCGTACCGACGACGGAGCGTCGCGTGGGCGACTGCTCGTAGAAGAAAATAGAGACTATTGATGGCTCGCACCACGCGCCAGTGCTTCTTTTCTGGGAACATCGCCAAACGCCGGATCTCGACGCCGCCGACCGTCTCGACCCATTGTTGGCGGCCGACCTGATTGCCGTTGTAGCTCGGCTGACCGGAGTAGGCGCACACCTCGGCTCCGCGCTCCCGCTGACGCTCCAGGATCAAACGCAGGATCCGGGCGTAGGGGGTCGTGTCGGGCCAATAGTGACGGTAGATGGCGAGGATTCTCATGGCGACGCAAGGTTGCGCTTGGTGCTCAGGCGGCGACGATGCCGTCCCACAGGTGGCCGAGTTTCGCGGTGCCGAGGATTAGCTTCACCACGCGGTGCGACACGTTGGTCACCTGGTACTCGGCGGCGATCGGCTGCCCCGCTGCGTGGTCGCGGTTCTTCGTGACGAACTCGACCGACTCGAGCACCGTGCCGACATCGAGACCCGTCAGCACGATATGCCCCGAGTCCATCGCCTCGGGACGCTCGATCGCCGTGCGTGTGGTGACAGCCGGGAAACCGAGGATCGAGCTCTCCTCGCTGATCGTGCCACTATCGCTCACCGTGCAGAAGGCGTCGCGCTGCAGGCGGACGTAGTCGTGGTAGCCGAACGGCTTGAGGAACCGCACTCGCTCGTCGGCCGTCGCGCTGCCCTCCTGCGACGAGGCCAGCTCGTCGAGCCGGGCCTGGGTGCGCGGGTGGGTGCTCACGATCACCGGCATGCCGTGCCGCTCGGCTAGCGAGTTGAGGATGCCAAGCAGCTTGCGGAGGTTCTCCTCGCGGTCGACGTTCTCGGCCCGGTGCAGGCTGACGACGATGAACCGCTTTTCTTCAAGCCCCAGCCGGGTCGTGGCGTCTGACGTCTCGATGCCCTCGGCGTTGTCGTCGAGCACCTCGCGCATCGGTGAGCCGGTCAGGTAGACCCGTCGCGGGTGGACCCCTTCGGCGAGCAGGTTTCGGCGGGCATGTTCGGTGTAAACGAGATTAAAATCGCTGATGTGATCGACGATCCGCCGGTTGATCTCTTCGGGCACGTTGAAGTCGAAGCAGCGGTTGCCGGCTTCCATGTGGTAGACCGGAACCTTCATCCGCCGGGCGATCACGGCGGCGAACGCGCTGTTCGTGTCGCCGAGGATCAGCACCGCGTCGGGCTTTTCTTCTTTGAGCACGCGCTCGGCGCCCACCATCACGTCGCCCAGGATCACGCCGAGCGAGTCGCGGCGGATGCCCAGGAAGTGGTCGGGCTGGCGGACACGGAGGTCGTCGAAGAAGACCTCGTTCAGCTCGTAATCGGAGTTCTGCCCGGTGTGGACGATCACGTGCTCGACGTGCTGATCCAACAGGGCCATGACGCGCGACAGCCGGATGATCTCCGGCCGCGTGCCTAGCACGGTCATGATCTTGAGGGGTTTGCTCACGATATGTGCGTCCTTGCTACTTTCTTCCTCCCCCCGTGGGGGAGAGGGTTGGGGGGGCGTCGGGTACCCGGGGCGCCCCCACCCTGGCCCTCCCCTAAGGGGGGAGGGGAATTTATCGCGGCTCACGCCGCGGCTTGTGTTGTCTTTGTTTCCTGTTCCAGGAATACCTTCTCGTAGTACGTGTCGGGGTCGGCCGCGTCGAACAGCTCGTTGCTCCAGAACATGGTGAGTAGCTCCTCCGAACCGGTGTTCTCGATGTGGTGTGTGTGCAGCACGGGGATCGAGATGAACTCGGGCCGAGAGCCGGAAACCCGGTACTCGTGGATCGCGTCGCCCCCCACCGGCCGCAGGCGGATCGACGCCTCGCCGCGCAGCACGCAGAACCACTCGAACTTGCGGGTGTGGTAATGGTCGCCGCGGGTGACGCCTGGCCGGGTGGTGGAGAAAAAGACTTGCCCGCCGGCGGCCGTCTTGATCACCTCGCACAGGTCGCCGCGCTGGTCGGCGTGGACCTGGGGGCGGTGGCGGTGATCGGTCAGTTCGACGTGCCAGAGGAACGTGGCGTACAGATTGGCCCGTAGCGAAGAGGTGAGCATTGGCACCACGCCGCCGCCGAAGTACGCATCGCGGTATTCGGTGAGTGTCACAAGCAACTCGCTAATCCGCACTCGTTGACCCCCCGTGGCGTGGCTAAGGGCCGGCGCATCGGGGCGTTCAGTGGCGATGTCGGCAAGCTGTGCTACGAGGTCCTCGACCCACAGGAACTCGACTTCGCGGTCTTCGATCAGCTGGGGCGTCTCGCCGTGCGTGAGCTGATGGCAGAACGTGGCGACAACCGAGTTGTAGAACGGCTTACATCCGGCGCCGTAGACATTGGGGATCACGAGCGTCGTGAGCGGGGCGTCGCACTCGTTGGCCCAGGCGGCGAGCACCTTTTCGGCGTCGCGTTTAGAGCGGCCGTAAGGATTGTCATTGTCGCGCTGGGTGGTCGATGCATACACCACGTGCGGACGTGCGTTCGCTTCGCGGCAGGCGTCGGTGAGCCGCTCGGCGAGCGAGCGGTTGACCGTAGCGATCTCGTGTTCTTTGCCGCGGTTCACGCCGGCGAGGTGGACGACGGCGTCGCACGCCTGGACGAACTCGATGAGCGCGGCCGGGTCGTCCCACTCCTCACGCGGCAAGGGCAGGGCCTCAAAGCCCTCGGTGTGCGAGAGCCGGTCGATCAAGCGGCGGGCGATGAAACCTTGCGGGCCGGTCACCCCGATGCGGAGAGTACTCAAGCGGCGAGCCTCACTTTCTGATCGCCGCCCTTATCTGCGGCCCAGCTGTCGAGCTCGGCACGAACCTCGGGGAGTTCGAGCAGCAGGTCTTGGATTTCGTCAACGGACAGCAGCCGGGCGTTGGCCGATGTGTAGCCGTCTTTGGCGAACGCCGCCGACAACTTGCCCTGGGTGAAGAACGACTCGTAGTTGTGCGAGCCCTCGGTCGGCACGCGGTAGTACTCCTCGTACTCTTGGCTGCGGCCGATCTCCTCGGCGGTGACCAGCACCTCGTGCATCTTCTCCCCTTCGCGAACGCCGACCACGTCGACCGGGTTGTCGGTCGCGAAGAGCTTGAGCAACGCTGTGGCCAGGTCTTCCACCGTGGCCGAGACAGCTTTACGAACGAACAGGTCGCCCTGCTGTCCGTGCTCCATAGCGAATGTGACCAGCCGCACCGCCTCGGCCAGCGGCAGCAGCAGGCGGGTCATCTTGGGCGCGGTGACCGTGAGCGGCTTGCCCGCCTTGATCTGCGAGATGAACAGCGGGATGACCGACCCGCGCGAGTACATCACGTTGCCGTAGCGAACCGCGCAGTACTTGGTGCGGGCGCCCGTCTCGCGGGCCTTGGCGTAGGTGAGCTTCTCCATCAGGGCCTTCGACTGGCCCATGGCGTTGATCGGGTAGACCGCCTTGTCGGTGCTCAAAACGACGAGCTTCTCAACGCCGCAGCGGTCGGCCGCCTCGAGCACGTTGTGCGTGCCGAGCACGTTGGTCCGCACCGCCTCGATCGGGAAGAACTCGCAGGAGGGTACCTGCTTGAGCGCCGCGGCGTGGAACACGAAGTCGACGCCCCGCATCGCCGAGTCGACCCGCTGCGCGTCGCGAACGTCGCCGATAACGAACGAGAGCCGTTCGTCGGCGAGCGCGAGCCGCATGTCGTGCTGCTTTTTCTCGTCACGACTGAAGACGATTACACGGCTCGGGCTGTGCTCGGCGAGGGCGAGCCTGATGAAATTATTGCCGAACGAGCCGGTGCCGCCTGTCACGAGAAGTGTCTTGTCTTCGAACATTCTCGTCGCATCCATGCGTGAGTAGTGGGGAAGTTACCGTTCGCTCCGGCAATCCTTGCCGCAAGCGTATTACGCCGTTCACCGTGTAAGTGACCAAACCGCGAGGCAGTTATGCAGCTTGGCGGAGAGGAAGTGTAAGTTGCTTTCTGCGAGACACAAACCCCATTTTGCCGGTGGCTTCGTCGACCGAGCTGGCAGGTGGCCAGAATCCTATTGTGCCCCGTGCGGCGATCCGGTACTTACGCTCCCTGTCGGCAGATTCTGCCGATCGATGTCGCCGAATCTGCGCCTCGACGCCCGACGAGCCTACAACACAGAATGCTCCAAACATCCCATATATCGCGATGGCTGATCCTGCTGTCGTTGCTGGCGTTGGTTCTGACCGGTTGCCAGTCGGCCCGATACGCGGCAGGCTCCTTGCCCGCTGAGTACCTAGCCGACGCCAAGCCCGGGTCGCATCAGATCCAATTGGCGGGATCGAGCGAAGCCGCCTCGTCGAGCAACAAGATCGTTGCCGATGACCTGCTGGCGATCCGGGTCGTGACCGGCGCCCGTGAAGAGCCCTCCGAGCCGTTTCTGGTCCGGGTGGAAGCCGATGGCCGCGTTAACGTGCCTGTCGTGGGCGCCGTCCCGGTGGTCGGCGTCGACACGAGCGAGGCGGGACGACGCATCGCCGCCGCCGCCGTCGATCGTCGGGTCTACCGCTCGCCCAACGTCACTGTAGCCGTCGAAGAGCAAGCGACGCATCGCGTGACGGTCCTCGGCGCCGTAGCCGAGCCGGGCGTTCACGAGATCCCACGCGGCAACTGCGACGTGATCACGGCGATCGCCTCGGCCGGCGGCACGACCGAAGAAGCGGGGACGGTCGTCGAAGTCAAACACGCGTCGACGCCTGGCGGCACGTTGTTCGCCGGCGCCGCCGAAGGGGGTGTTCAGCAGGTGGCCTATCAAGAGCCATCCGGCCCAGTCGTGGAGCGGATCGACTTGGCGATGGCGTCGCCTCAGCAAAGAACCAAACAGCGACTCAGCGACAGCGATGTCGTGATGGTCCTGCCGCGTGAAAAAGAAACCGTCCACGTCACTGGGCTGGTGACCAGACCGGACCAGTTCGAGCTGCCGCGAGACCAGCCGCTGCGTGTTCTTGACGCGATCGCGATGGCCGGTGGGATCACGACCCCCGTGGCCGACAAGGTGCTGGTCATCCGCCACATCGATGCGCATAGCGAGCCGATCACGATCGGCGTGAGCATGGCCAGGGCGAAGCGCGACGGCCGCGAAAACTTAGTTCTTCGCTCGGGTGACTTGGTGAGTGTCGAGTCGACCGTTGCGACGACCGTGACAGGCGTGATGAAAGACTTCTTCCGTATCACGATGGGCGTGAGCAGCCAGCTGACGGCGTTCTGACCCGCAGACGCCCCTACGAGACTCCGCAAGATGACACAGAACCAAGAACATTTTCACGAGCCGGAAATCACGGTCTCCAGCGCAGGTCCTAACGAGGCGCTGCAAGGGGTGCTACGGCTTGTGCGGCTCGCCGAGCAGAGGCATCAGACCTTGCTTTGGATCGTAGCCGGTTGCTTGGGGATTGGCGCGCTCTACTACGGTTTTGCGCCACGTTACTATCGATCCGAAGCCAAGCTGATGGTCATTCAGCAGGTGGCCGACGAGCTCTCTTCGATGAGCGATCAGATCGGCAGCGACAACTTGATGACCACGCACAAAGACTTGGTCCGCAGCCCCGTCGTGGTTCGTAATGCTATCGAGCAACTCAAACCCGAGCACCGAATCGACCTAGTCGAGTCGCCGCCCCACAAGTGGGTAGATTCGATCTCGGATCGACTGTCAGCCTCGGCGACGCGGAAAACGAATTTCGTGAGTGTCGCTTACGAGTCACTCCATCCTGAGGCGGCCGCGGCGGTTGTCAACGCGGTGATTAACTCCTACTTGGAGTTCGTTGAGGAAACGCACCGGGGCACTGCGGCGGACGTGCTCAACGTGCTCACGGTCGAGCGTGACCAGATCGAGCAGGACCTAATAGTCAAGCAGCAATTGCTGCAAGAGTTCCGACAGCGGATTGGTCACCTCGCGCTCCCCAAGGACAACGAGGTAGTCGACCCGATCATCGGGCGAGCGCTCCAACTCAACACAGCCTTGATGGAGGCGCAGCAGGAGCGGATCGGAATGCAGGCCTCGTTAGCCACGGTGCGTCGCGCCATGAGCCAAGGCGAGGACCTCAGGCAGTACTTGTCGCTGGTCCAGGAAGCGGTCGGCGAGCAAATGCTGCTGTCGGCGCTCGGCATGGGAGAGAACGATGTGCGGGCCATGGCCGATCAGCAAACACGGCTGTTCGACGTGGAGGCGCAGCTGAGCCGTCTTGAGCCGTTTTACGGACCGGCTCATCCTGAGGTGGTTGCCCTGTCCACTCAGGCACAAGCCATCAAGAAGTACTTGGCTGAATACCGTAACGGAGCATCGGGCCGGGCCGATTTTCTCGGCCAGGAAGAGCTAGGCAGCATGCTCTCAACGATGCTCAATCAAGCCCTTGCCCAAGC encodes the following:
- a CDS encoding SLBB domain-containing protein codes for the protein MLQTSHISRWLILLSLLALVLTGCQSARYAAGSLPAEYLADAKPGSHQIQLAGSSEAASSSNKIVADDLLAIRVVTGAREEPSEPFLVRVEADGRVNVPVVGAVPVVGVDTSEAGRRIAAAAVDRRVYRSPNVTVAVEEQATHRVTVLGAVAEPGVHEIPRGNCDVITAIASAGGTTEEAGTVVEVKHASTPGGTLFAGAAEGGVQQVAYQEPSGPVVERIDLAMASPQQRTKQRLSDSDVVMVLPREKETVHVTGLVTRPDQFELPRDQPLRVLDAIAMAGGITTPVADKVLVIRHIDAHSEPITIGVSMARAKRDGRENLVLRSGDLVSVESTVATTVTGVMKDFFRITMGVSSQLTAF